The Anabrus simplex isolate iqAnaSimp1 chromosome 1, ASM4041472v1, whole genome shotgun sequence genome window below encodes:
- the LOC137498720 gene encoding craniofacial development protein 2-like gives MHLDVLGVSDIRVRGDNEEEKGDYKVYLTGVRKGRAESGVGLFIRNTIARNIVSVRHVNERIMWVDLSEGGIKTRIVSVYSPCEGADEDEVDKFYEALSDIVVRVNSKDRIVLMGDFNARVGNRTEGYERVIGKCGEDMEANGNGKRLLDFCASMGLGVTNTFFKHKDIHRYTWEARGTRSIIDYILTDFEFRRSVRDERVFRGYFEDTDHYLICSELSCSPTLSCPHVPKPSTGFTPVQLRHPAFARLREQRRTLFAKGFNTYIHTAKQGL, from the exons atgcatctggatgtgctaggagtaagtgatattcgggtaaggggagataatgaggaagagaaaggagattataaggtgtacttgacgggtgttagaaagggaagagcagagtctggggtagggctctttatcaggaataccattgcacgcaacatagtttctgttaggcacgtaaatgagcgaataatgtgggtagatttgtcagagggaggaattaagacaagaattgtgtccgtgtattcaccatgtgagggtgcagatgaggatgaagttgacaagttttatgaagcattgagtgacatcgtggtcagggtcaacagcaaggatagaatagtgctaatgggcgatttcaatgcgagagttgggaatagaactgaaggatacgaaagggtgattggtaaatgtggggaagatatggaagctaatgggaatgggaagcgtttgctggacttctgtgctagtatgggtttaggtgttacgaatacattcttcaagcataaggatattcaccgctacacatgggaggctaggggtaccagatccataatagactatatcttaacagactttgaattcaggagatCTGTTAGGGATGAAAGAGTTTTTCGGGGATATTTCGaagatacagaccattatctgatctgtagtgaactaa GCTGTTCGCCGACTCTGTCTTGTCCTCACGTACCCAAGCCATCGACGGGGTTTACACCAGTACAATTACGGCATCCTGCCTTCGCTCGTCTGCGAGAACAGCGACGCACCTTGTTTGCTAAGGGGTTCAACACGTATATCCACACGGCCAAACAGGGTTTATAA